A part of Paenibacillus sp. IHBB 10380 genomic DNA contains:
- a CDS encoding ArsR/SmtB family transcription factor: MNEKNQVRDVYDAVADPTRRKLLRMLSDVEELPLHEITVHFQMGRTAVSKHLAILKDANLVIARKVGRETRYRLNATPLQEIKDWVSFYEGFWKERMVKLNLLLEEKK; this comes from the coding sequence TTGAACGAAAAAAATCAAGTGAGGGATGTTTACGACGCTGTTGCTGATCCAACAAGGCGAAAACTACTTCGAATGTTGTCAGATGTTGAAGAATTACCCCTACATGAGATAACGGTTCATTTTCAAATGGGGCGTACAGCAGTTTCTAAGCATTTGGCTATCCTTAAAGATGCTAATCTCGTAATTGCTCGAAAGGTTGGTAGAGAAACGAGGTATCGGTTGAATGCCACTCCGCTCCAAGAAATTAAAGATTGGGTATCTTTTTACGAAGGATTCTGGAAAGAAAGAATGGTGAAATTAAATCTTTTATTGGAGGAAAAAAAATGA
- the glyA gene encoding serine hydroxymethyltransferase: MKYLEQQDKAVANAIQQELARQRDKIELIASENFVSRAVIEATGTVLTNKYAEGYPGRRYYGGCEYVDMIEELAIDRVKELFGTEHANVQPHSGAQANMAVYFASVKPGDTILGMNLSHGGHLTHGSPVNFSGRFYNFVPYGVDEQTGRIDFDQVRKLAHKHHPRMIVAGASAYPRTIEFELFAQIAAEVGALFFVDMAHIAGIVAAGLHPNPVPHAHFVTTTTHKTLRGPRGGVIMCRKPWAQAIDKAIFPGSQGGPLMHVIAAKAVALGEALQPDFKTYMEKTIENANVLAETLMNEGLTVVSGGTDNHIVLVDLRTIGLTGKEAETLLDEVGITANKNAIPHDTASPLVTSGIRFGTPAMTSRGLGRKEMKEIAQLIGLAFKNPKSPTVKDQILGSVREITSQFPLYEGLQ; this comes from the coding sequence ATGAAATATTTAGAACAACAAGACAAAGCAGTGGCCAACGCTATTCAGCAAGAACTTGCACGGCAGCGAGATAAAATAGAACTGATTGCATCGGAGAATTTTGTGAGCCGGGCTGTCATAGAAGCCACTGGTACGGTACTGACCAACAAATACGCTGAGGGGTATCCGGGAAGAAGATATTATGGCGGATGTGAGTATGTCGATATGATCGAGGAACTTGCCATTGACCGTGTCAAAGAGCTTTTTGGTACTGAACATGCCAATGTGCAGCCTCACTCCGGCGCACAGGCGAATATGGCGGTTTATTTTGCTTCAGTCAAGCCTGGTGACACGATTTTGGGCATGAATCTATCCCATGGTGGCCATCTTACACACGGGAGTCCGGTGAATTTTTCCGGAAGATTTTACAATTTTGTTCCTTATGGTGTCGATGAACAAACGGGGCGAATTGACTTTGACCAAGTGCGAAAACTCGCTCATAAGCATCATCCGCGCATGATCGTTGCTGGCGCCAGCGCCTATCCACGAACGATCGAATTTGAGTTGTTCGCCCAAATTGCGGCCGAAGTTGGGGCCCTTTTCTTTGTGGATATGGCACATATTGCGGGAATTGTCGCGGCAGGTTTGCACCCTAACCCGGTGCCGCACGCACACTTTGTTACGACGACAACGCATAAAACGTTGCGAGGACCAAGAGGCGGTGTCATCATGTGCCGTAAACCATGGGCGCAAGCCATTGATAAAGCGATATTCCCCGGGTCACAAGGCGGCCCGCTTATGCATGTCATCGCGGCAAAAGCGGTTGCGCTAGGCGAAGCATTGCAACCGGATTTCAAAACGTATATGGAAAAAACTATTGAAAATGCTAACGTATTAGCAGAAACACTAATGAATGAAGGGTTAACCGTTGTATCGGGAGGAACAGATAATCATATTGTTTTGGTTGATTTGCGTACGATTGGACTCACGGGCAAAGAAGCTGAAACATTACTCGATGAAGTGGGGATTACGGCTAATAAAAACGCAATTCCTCATGATACGGCAAGCCCGTTAGTAACGAGTGGCATTCGCTTCGGGACCCCTGCTATGACATCAAGAGGATTAGGACGCAAGGAAATGAAAGAAATTGCCCAGCTTATTGGACTTGCCTTTAAAAATCCCAAGAGTCCGACGGTTAAAGATCAAATATTGGGAAGTGTACGTGAGATTACGTCTCAATTTCCTTTATATGAAGGACTTCAATAG
- a CDS encoding ATP-binding cassette domain-containing protein has product MKINQLIANNINKLDAVLPVDESLGIAGLSGSGKTTFCQTIGEESKKRLVSLLPKAEYQYLFPNIMETNFSAIKMEEMPLVLFLGRSSISSNPRSTIGTHTGVFTEIRVTVAEKYNLSPEVFSFNNELGWCPDCKGRGTTKNVECKKCKGKRYNQEAEQYKIELLDQAQSISDINDLSIETIVSLADVLKISEGKQQILTNIINMNIGYLTLNRIMGTLSGGELTRLYLAEFMATSENTVIIIDEISVGLDHQTLLKILAEIKQLGYKNQIWLIDHSDTVLDTADKHLFFGFGSGKYGGKIVEESPRPGPINGERNQATPTEYYQFHDLYCRNIQMAEIQIPKNRLVTFTGESGCGKSTLVNECMSKDFLKRYPKDKLVIVGQDRNQSITSRSTVATFLDIKRKLTKYSEDIDDIFERSIEDIIDELPNEDIAHKRLSLLIKLGLGYLTLERKTQSLSTGEFQCVHLVSELFVNSRNPHTLFIFDEPSKGLSQNILNQFIDSIRVILQDESVSIIMIEHNSYMLENSDFIVDFGKRQLAPVEHLDVVSHDDYYRGQNSADNVAPSQISSTRKSENGINYIKENQIAYFKNAENVYKGGILKSLSSMARLIYGEYESETIAPIIAIDLERHLYSQYSFLYEMGGMINHIVAAHPTNKDTNSFDFYYQDNHCPCCSGRRVIEKFDFDVVIQDKTVPFWDGLLHPDAMEILKFYQFPKLQFIFDEIKNELGQDISKSYNEMTEAEKHTFLYGYWEKSFYDKAGKASRIWEGFNFIIGRYMVISKSIIKEHIKESKEMITCPICQGTVLNHHKKLKFGDTDIREIIGQPLDQVIKTIGKLQVLEKMKAIVGGDMVLTEDVSLLPRETQVALKMLELELASFSHYEMVLQNVLPFWGSIARSIESISMNNRITICDFANITETRENIIDKYFTNGKYKKLTYVYEAFGYKKIVTLINKIKASHPCPFCKGKKVISEDGLHDGVYKLSVPCVSCYASGINDEGRKEIVDGMDVQTWLTGKVSDVVPESLNIEAVADIPIFNRIRELNKQEMMAIHQFLEENN; this is encoded by the coding sequence ATGAAAATAAATCAATTAATTGCGAACAATATTAACAAATTAGATGCAGTACTACCAGTTGATGAATCGTTAGGAATTGCTGGTTTGTCTGGATCTGGTAAAACAACTTTTTGTCAGACCATTGGTGAAGAATCCAAGAAGCGTCTCGTTTCCTTATTGCCAAAGGCTGAATATCAGTATTTATTTCCCAATATTATGGAAACCAACTTCAGTGCCATTAAGATGGAAGAAATGCCACTTGTACTTTTTCTAGGTAGATCATCAATTTCTTCAAATCCACGTTCAACCATTGGCACACATACTGGCGTGTTTACAGAGATTCGTGTTACTGTTGCTGAAAAATATAATCTTTCACCAGAAGTTTTTTCATTTAATAATGAATTAGGCTGGTGTCCAGATTGTAAAGGCCGCGGAACTACTAAAAATGTCGAGTGTAAAAAGTGTAAGGGGAAGCGCTATAATCAAGAAGCTGAACAATATAAAATTGAATTATTGGATCAAGCACAGAGTATTTCCGATATCAACGACTTAAGCATTGAAACCATTGTTTCACTGGCAGATGTTCTAAAGATTAGTGAAGGTAAACAACAAATTCTAACAAATATAATCAATATGAATATTGGTTATTTAACATTAAATCGCATTATGGGTACATTGTCAGGTGGGGAGTTAACACGACTTTACTTGGCAGAGTTTATGGCAACAAGTGAAAATACGGTTATTATCATTGATGAAATCTCCGTGGGTCTTGATCACCAAACCCTATTGAAAATTTTAGCAGAGATTAAACAATTGGGATATAAGAATCAAATTTGGCTCATTGACCATTCTGACACGGTGCTCGATACAGCGGATAAGCACTTGTTTTTTGGATTTGGAAGTGGTAAATACGGCGGGAAAATTGTTGAAGAATCACCACGTCCTGGGCCAATCAATGGGGAACGAAATCAGGCAACACCAACAGAATATTACCAATTTCATGATCTTTACTGTCGTAATATTCAAATGGCTGAAATTCAGATTCCTAAAAATAGACTTGTAACTTTTACGGGTGAATCTGGATGTGGTAAATCTACACTGGTCAATGAGTGTATGTCCAAAGATTTTCTGAAGCGATATCCCAAAGATAAACTGGTAATAGTAGGTCAAGATCGAAACCAATCGATTACCAGTCGGTCAACCGTTGCTACTTTTCTTGATATTAAGAGGAAACTCACAAAATATAGTGAAGATATTGATGATATTTTCGAGCGCTCGATTGAAGATATTATTGATGAACTGCCAAATGAAGACATCGCTCATAAACGCTTAAGCTTATTGATCAAACTTGGACTTGGTTATTTGACGTTGGAAAGAAAAACACAGTCTTTATCGACTGGTGAATTTCAATGTGTCCATTTAGTTTCTGAGCTGTTTGTCAACTCAAGAAACCCACATACGCTATTTATTTTTGACGAGCCTTCAAAAGGTTTATCACAAAATATTTTAAATCAATTCATTGATAGCATTAGGGTCATTTTGCAGGATGAATCTGTCTCCATAATAATGATTGAACATAATTCATATATGCTAGAAAACTCTGATTTTATTGTTGATTTTGGTAAAAGACAGCTTGCACCTGTGGAGCATCTTGATGTTGTCAGTCATGATGATTATTATCGTGGGCAAAACAGTGCAGATAATGTGGCTCCATCGCAAATTTCTTCAACACGAAAGTCAGAAAATGGAATTAACTATATAAAAGAAAATCAGATTGCCTATTTTAAAAATGCAGAAAACGTCTATAAGGGTGGCATCTTAAAAAGTTTATCTTCAATGGCTCGTTTGATTTATGGTGAATATGAATCTGAAACCATTGCACCCATCATCGCCATTGATCTGGAACGGCACTTGTATAGTCAATATAGTTTTCTCTATGAAATGGGTGGCATGATCAACCATATTGTGGCGGCGCATCCAACCAATAAAGATACGAATAGCTTCGATTTCTATTATCAAGACAATCATTGTCCATGCTGCTCGGGCCGCCGGGTGATTGAAAAATTTGATTTTGATGTTGTTATTCAGGACAAAACCGTGCCATTCTGGGATGGCTTATTGCATCCAGATGCGATGGAGATTTTAAAATTCTATCAATTTCCAAAATTACAATTCATCTTTGATGAGATTAAGAATGAGCTCGGTCAGGATATAAGCAAAAGTTATAACGAGATGACAGAAGCAGAAAAGCATACCTTTTTATACGGGTATTGGGAAAAGTCATTCTATGATAAAGCAGGCAAGGCATCGAGGATTTGGGAAGGCTTTAATTTCATCATTGGGCGCTATATGGTTATATCGAAATCGATTATTAAAGAGCATATAAAAGAATCCAAAGAAATGATTACCTGTCCAATCTGTCAAGGAACCGTACTAAATCATCATAAAAAGCTAAAATTTGGCGACACGGATATTCGTGAGATTATTGGGCAGCCTCTTGATCAAGTCATTAAAACCATTGGTAAATTACAGGTACTAGAAAAAATGAAAGCCATCGTCGGCGGCGATATGGTTTTGACAGAAGATGTCTCTCTATTGCCTAGGGAAACACAAGTCGCTCTGAAAATGCTTGAACTAGAGCTGGCAAGCTTTTCGCACTATGAAATGGTTTTACAAAATGTCCTGCCATTCTGGGGCAGTATAGCTCGCAGTATCGAATCCATCAGCATGAATAATCGGATCACCATCTGTGATTTTGCCAATATCACTGAAACGAGAGAAAACATCATTGATAAGTATTTCACCAATGGAAAATACAAAAAACTAACCTATGTCTATGAAGCGTTTGGTTACAAAAAAATTGTCACCCTAATTAATAAGATTAAAGCAAGCCATCCATGTCCATTCTGTAAAGGGAAGAAAGTAATTTCGGAAGATGGGCTCCATGATGGCGTGTATAAATTATCGGTACCATGTGTTAGTTGTTATGCAAGTGGCATCAATGATGAAGGGCGTAAGGAAATCGTCGATGGCATGGACGTGCAAACATGGCTAACTGGCAAAGTAAGTGATGTTGTTCCTGAAAGCTTAAATATTGAGGCTGTTGCAGATATTCCAATTTTCAATCGTATTCGTGAGTTGAATAAACAAGAAATGATGGCAATTCACCAATTCCTTGAGGAAAATAATTAA
- a CDS encoding YdcF family protein — protein sequence MSKKNVYRLVFTIIVIFLILIVYSAFSIWSFSDKVQLVKTDVAVVLGAAAWDDEPSPVLRERVNHSIWLYENGYVDKIIFTGGKGKGDKFAESEVAREYAINNNVNSEDILIETKSKVTEENLRYAYDIATEKNFETFTIISDPLHMKRAILMAKNTGMEAYSSPTQSSVYKTLNSKIPFFFRELFFYIGYIVSLPFR from the coding sequence GTGTCAAAAAAAAATGTGTACAGGTTAGTCTTCACCATAATAGTTATCTTCCTTATTTTAATTGTCTATTCAGCGTTTAGTATTTGGTCATTCAGTGACAAAGTTCAATTAGTTAAGACTGATGTGGCTGTGGTACTTGGTGCTGCGGCTTGGGATGATGAACCGTCACCTGTTTTACGAGAAAGGGTAAATCATTCTATTTGGCTTTATGAGAATGGTTATGTAGATAAAATAATATTTACTGGTGGTAAGGGGAAGGGTGATAAGTTTGCAGAGTCAGAGGTTGCAAGGGAGTATGCTATTAACAACAATGTCAATTCGGAAGATATTTTGATTGAAACCAAATCAAAAGTCACAGAGGAGAACCTCAGATACGCATATGACATTGCAACTGAGAAAAATTTTGAAACTTTTACTATCATAAGTGACCCATTGCATATGAAAAGAGCCATTTTAATGGCAAAAAATACTGGAATGGAAGCATATTCATCACCTACCCAAAGTTCCGTATATAAGACATTGAACAGTAAAATTCCATTCTTCTTTCGAGAGTTGTTTTTCTATATCGGTTATATTGTCAGTCTCCCATTTAGGTAA
- a CDS encoding macrolide family glycosyltransferase, which translates to MARVLFINGGSEGHINPTIGVVQELISRGEEVVYFCIEAFRERIEKTGATVRTFDDQKFIKAFISGGRNYVLERINGLLLTADIVIPSVLEQIEGEHFDYIIHDSMFGCGRLLAQMLKLPAINSCTSFAQTKASFDSMLEQFHVEVPAEIVKPINDTFLSLTEKVRETYHVEIHSPYEVFCNPATLTIVYTTREFLPEEEVFDQTYKFVGPSISSRLTQENFDFTAFKEKSPIYISLGTVFNHTIDFYKLCFEAFANTDHTIVMSIGNKTRISDLGEIPKNFIVKNYVPQTDVLQYAKLFITHGGMNSAHEGLYYGIPLIVIPQSADQPIIAGQVTNIGAGITLHMQGLTAQQLREAADHVLSVYSYKKAAENMQQSLRKSVGYVQAVDEIFEFVSQH; encoded by the coding sequence ATGGCGCGTGTTTTATTTATAAATGGCGGCTCAGAGGGACATATCAATCCCACGATTGGAGTTGTGCAAGAGCTTATTTCGCGTGGAGAAGAGGTCGTATACTTTTGTATAGAAGCTTTTCGGGAGCGAATTGAAAAGACGGGAGCTACAGTACGAACATTTGACGATCAAAAATTTATTAAAGCCTTTATTTCAGGTGGACGAAATTATGTACTCGAAAGAATCAACGGTCTATTACTTACGGCAGATATCGTGATACCAAGCGTGCTTGAACAGATCGAAGGAGAGCATTTTGATTATATCATTCATGATTCCATGTTTGGTTGTGGACGTTTACTTGCTCAAATGCTGAAGCTGCCTGCAATCAACTCCTGTACTTCTTTTGCCCAGACAAAAGCTTCATTCGATAGCATGTTGGAACAATTTCATGTAGAAGTCCCAGCAGAAATCGTTAAACCTATCAACGATACATTTCTAAGCCTAACGGAAAAGGTGAGGGAAACCTATCATGTGGAGATCCATTCTCCTTACGAAGTGTTTTGTAATCCTGCAACACTTACCATCGTGTATACAACAAGGGAGTTCCTACCTGAGGAAGAAGTATTCGACCAAACGTATAAGTTTGTAGGTCCATCCATCTCTTCACGATTAACTCAAGAGAACTTCGATTTTACTGCATTCAAGGAGAAAAGCCCAATTTACATATCACTCGGTACAGTTTTTAACCATACAATCGATTTCTATAAGCTGTGTTTTGAGGCATTTGCTAACACGGATCATACGATCGTCATGTCCATAGGGAATAAAACCCGAATTTCTGATTTAGGGGAAATTCCTAAAAACTTCATCGTAAAAAACTATGTTCCGCAAACAGATGTATTGCAATACGCTAAATTATTTATTACACATGGTGGAATGAATAGTGCCCATGAAGGTCTCTATTACGGGATACCGCTCATTGTAATCCCCCAAAGCGCGGATCAGCCGATCATTGCGGGACAAGTCACCAATATCGGAGCGGGCATTACATTACATATGCAAGGCTTGACTGCGCAGCAACTGCGCGAAGCCGCAGATCATGTGTTAAGTGTCTATTCTTACAAGAAAGCTGCAGAAAATATGCAACAATCCTTACGCAAATCAGTTGGGTATGTACAGGCTGTTGATGAGATTTTTGAATTTGTAAGCCAACATTAG
- a CDS encoding GNAT family N-acetyltransferase — translation MLLRTERLSIRMFQSTDWRAVLEYTSDSNVMKYLPDGIFTEQDAKDFVNNNMNENAEKFAVILNDGNVLIGHMVFHQWYGENTYEVGWVLHPNYYNKGFATEAARAIVKYAFEKENIHRIIATCQPQNIPSYRIMEKIGMRREAHFKKCMPANFKKGTEWWDEYFYAILDEEWK, via the coding sequence ATGCTCTTAAGAACAGAAAGATTATCAATACGTATGTTTCAATCAACGGACTGGCGAGCTGTTCTTGAATATACATCTGACAGTAATGTTATGAAATATTTACCCGACGGGATATTTACAGAACAAGATGCGAAAGATTTTGTGAATAATAACATGAATGAAAATGCTGAAAAATTCGCTGTAATATTAAATGATGGAAATGTTCTTATTGGTCATATGGTTTTTCATCAATGGTATGGCGAGAATACTTATGAGGTTGGTTGGGTGTTACATCCGAATTACTACAATAAAGGGTTTGCGACGGAAGCTGCACGGGCAATTGTTAAGTACGCTTTTGAAAAAGAGAACATCCATCGAATAATCGCTACTTGTCAGCCACAGAATATTCCTTCTTATCGTATTATGGAGAAGATTGGTATGAGAAGAGAAGCTCATTTTAAGAAGTGTATGCCTGCCAATTTTAAAAAGGGTACAGAATGGTGGGACGAATATTTTTACGCTATTCTAGATGAAGAGTGGAAATAG
- a CDS encoding helix-turn-helix transcriptional regulator yields MLVEGDFLKIDRLISMISVLTNKERVTIQELADKFEVSKRTIFRDLDTLNMAGIPIVSFPGIGGGVSVSEGYKLNRSILSEEDIKNLYVGLHGLRSIGNEGSIQYLINKILPKDESLIIAESDIIAESDIIIDLSSWFEESEMQK; encoded by the coding sequence ATGCTTGTGGAAGGTGATTTTTTGAAGATTGATAGGTTGATAAGTATGATTAGTGTATTAACAAATAAAGAACGAGTTACTATACAAGAATTAGCGGATAAATTTGAAGTATCTAAGCGTACAATATTTCGTGACTTAGATACATTAAACATGGCTGGAATTCCAATTGTTTCTTTTCCTGGGATTGGAGGCGGAGTTTCAGTATCAGAGGGATATAAGTTAAATAGAAGTATTTTATCAGAAGAGGATATTAAAAACCTATATGTCGGATTACATGGATTGAGAAGCATTGGAAATGAAGGCTCAATCCAGTATTTAATAAACAAAATTTTGCCAAAAGATGAAAGTTTGATAATTGCTGAAAGTGATATCATTGCTGAAAGTGATATCATCATTGATCTTTCATCATGGTTTGAAGAAAGTGAAATGCAAAAATAG
- a CDS encoding DJ-1/PfpI family protein encodes MLILVGGTSWLKSENDDVKQVVDLCVEQGIPVAAICDASTFLADNGYLDDIEHTGNSLPYLEEYAPGYKGSKHFIEKQVVSKERFITANGTSAVEFAKEILSYLQVMPEDQLEEWYHMFKVGFYK; translated from the coding sequence ATGCTTATCTTAGTGGGTGGAACTTCATGGCTGAAAAGTGAGAATGATGATGTGAAGCAAGTAGTTGATTTGTGTGTGGAACAAGGAATTCCGGTTGCGGCGATATGTGATGCGAGTACGTTTTTGGCGGATAACGGATATTTAGATGATATCGAGCACACAGGCAATTCACTCCCCTATTTAGAGGAATATGCGCCTGGCTATAAAGGCTCGAAGCACTTTATTGAAAAGCAAGTGGTTTCGAAAGAAAGATTCATTACGGCTAACGGAACATCCGCGGTTGAGTTTGCTAAAGAAATTCTTTCATATTTGCAGGTCATGCCTGAAGACCAACTAGAAGAGTGGTATCACATGTTTAAAGTCGGCTTTTATAAATAA
- a CDS encoding SRPBCC family protein: protein MKPDVSLDFQFTSSIEQVWNALTDSDTLAKWIWKNDFKPIVGHKFQFRAEPNEWWDGIVDSEVLEVDEPHTLSYTWASAGESTTVTWTLKKGSDGTTHLHLDQTGFSEETKAREGAIEGAKYAWTNMGSQLEKVLTELLK, encoded by the coding sequence ATGAAACCAGATGTATCATTAGATTTTCAATTTACAAGTTCAATCGAGCAGGTGTGGAACGCTTTAACGGATTCGGATACTCTTGCGAAATGGATATGGAAAAATGACTTTAAACCAATCGTAGGACATAAATTTCAATTCCGAGCTGAGCCAAATGAATGGTGGGACGGAATTGTAGATAGCGAGGTACTCGAAGTGGACGAGCCTCATACATTATCTTACACTTGGGCAAGTGCGGGAGAAAGCACTACTGTTACATGGACTTTGAAAAAAGGTTCAGATGGAACTACCCATCTACATCTCGATCAAACTGGATTTAGTGAAGAAACAAAAGCCCGCGAGGGAGCCATCGAGGGAGCTAAATATGCTTGGACGAACATGGGTAGTCAGCTCGAAAAAGTGTTAACAGAACTGTTAAAATGA
- a CDS encoding thiol-activated cytolysin family protein, whose translation MKKSKHMKGTKVLVSLLVSLHMFAFSSISFAATNEPNDIDAGIAGLTYNRNEVLAVKGDQISSFVPKEGIQSNGKFIVVERDKKSLTTSPVDISIIDSITNRTYPGAIQLANQDFADNQPSLVMAARKPLDISIDLPGLKNENTITVQNPTYSSVSSAVDQLVSTWGEKYSSTHTLPARIQYAESMVYSKNQISSALNVNAQVLNGTLGIDFNAVASGEKKVMVAAYKQIFYTVSAGLPNNPSDLFDDSVTFAELVRKGVSNETPPLMVSNVAYGRTIYVKLETTSKSNDVQTAFKLLLNNPSVQTSGQYKDIYENSSFTAVVLGGDAQTHNQVVSKDFNVIQNVIKDNAQFSSKNPGYPISYTSVFLKDNSIAAVHNNTEYIETKMTEYTKGKITLDHSGAYVAQFEVSWDEFTFDENGQEIVTRKGWEGNWRDKTAHFSTEIPIPPNAKNIKIFARECTGLAWEWWRNIIDETNVPLTNNIKVSIWGTTLYPYTSITY comes from the coding sequence ATGAAGAAATCAAAACATATGAAAGGAACAAAAGTACTCGTAAGTCTATTAGTTAGTTTACATATGTTCGCTTTTTCGAGTATTTCCTTTGCTGCAACAAACGAACCCAATGATATTGACGCTGGGATCGCAGGCCTAACTTATAATCGCAATGAAGTTTTGGCCGTAAAAGGGGATCAAATCAGTAGTTTTGTTCCAAAAGAAGGCATTCAGTCCAATGGTAAATTTATCGTGGTTGAACGGGACAAAAAATCACTCACAACGTCACCCGTAGATATTTCAATCATTGATTCGATCACGAATCGTACTTATCCAGGCGCCATACAGCTTGCAAATCAGGATTTTGCGGATAATCAGCCTAGTCTGGTTATGGCTGCAAGAAAACCGTTAGACATTAGCATTGATCTGCCTGGGCTGAAGAACGAAAATACAATTACCGTTCAGAATCCAACTTACAGCAGTGTTTCTAGTGCCGTTGATCAGCTCGTGTCGACTTGGGGCGAGAAGTATTCCAGCACGCATACGCTGCCAGCAAGAATACAGTACGCTGAATCTATGGTTTACAGCAAAAATCAAATTTCAAGTGCACTGAATGTGAATGCTCAAGTGCTTAACGGTACGCTTGGAATCGACTTTAACGCGGTCGCAAGCGGCGAGAAAAAAGTGATGGTTGCTGCTTATAAGCAAATCTTTTATACCGTAAGTGCGGGGCTGCCTAACAATCCATCGGACTTGTTCGATGACAGTGTGACTTTTGCTGAGTTAGTCCGCAAAGGGGTAAGCAATGAGACTCCGCCGCTGATGGTATCTAACGTAGCTTACGGCCGAACCATTTACGTTAAATTGGAGACGACCTCCAAGAGCAATGACGTACAAACGGCATTTAAATTATTGCTCAATAACCCTAGTGTACAAACGAGCGGTCAGTACAAAGATATTTATGAAAACAGTTCGTTTACTGCGGTTGTATTAGGCGGCGACGCACAAACACATAACCAGGTCGTCTCTAAAGACTTCAATGTCATCCAAAATGTAATCAAAGACAATGCACAATTTAGCAGCAAAAACCCTGGTTACCCGATTTCCTATACTAGTGTCTTCTTGAAGGACAATTCCATTGCTGCGGTTCACAACAATACAGAATACATCGAGACGAAAATGACAGAATACACGAAGGGTAAAATAACCCTTGATCATAGTGGTGCATATGTAGCTCAGTTCGAAGTATCTTGGGATGAATTCACTTTTGATGAAAATGGACAAGAGATCGTGACTCGTAAAGGTTGGGAAGGAAACTGGCGTGATAAAACAGCGCATTTCTCGACAGAGATTCCAATTCCGCCTAATGCCAAGAACATCAAAATCTTTGCAAGAGAATGCACAGGTCTTGCTTGGGAATGGTGGAGAAATATTATTGATGAAACGAATGTACCGTTAACTAACAATATCAAAGTATCGATTTGGGGTACAACGTTATATCCGTATACCTCCATTACTTACTAA